One Nicotiana tomentosiformis chromosome 1, ASM39032v3, whole genome shotgun sequence genomic window, tcattttgattttcttgttaagttgcttttcaacttcatttttgtattatttgaatgcatctattgcttcaactttactattaagtaagtaaatatagcaatatctagtactgtcgtcaataaaagttatgaaatatttcttaccaccgcgagatggtattgaatTCATGTCGTAAATATCTGTGTGAAAtaaagtctaaaggatttgaattcctttcaactgacttataatgatgtttaacatacttatattccacacatatttgacattttaatttgTTGCACTCAAacttaggcaatacttccaaattgATCATTTTTcgtaaggttttataattgacatgtcccaaacgtatatgctataaatcatttgactcaagtaagtaagaagaagctgaaattttattattgtcaacaaccattacattatGTTTGAAAAGGCCCTTAGTAAGGTGACCTTTTCCTAAGTATATCTTGTTCTTACTTAATACAACTTTGTCTGAAACAAAAACACACATAAACCGGTTCTTGACGTGAAGTGAAATAGAAACTACGTTCTTCCTTATTTCAGGAACATGAAAAACATTGTTCAGAGTCACCATCTTGCTAGatgtcatcttcaggaatatctttccATAACCTTCAATTTTGGCCGTTGCAGAATTTCCCATAAAAATGGTCTCTCAGGTCCAACATGAGCATATGAAGCAAATGCTTCTCTAACAACACAAATATGGCGGGTGGCTCtagaatcaatccaccactcaTTAGGATTTCCCATTAAGTTGCGTTCAGACAACATAGCGCACAAGTCATCAATATCATCATTTGTTTCAACCATATTTGCTTGaccctttttcttctctttctttggaGTTCGACATTCTACAGCCTTGTGTACAGGCTTTCCACAGTTGTGGCAGTTTTTCTTGAATATCTTCTTGCTGCGATAGTTCTTTGGTCCAGAagacttcttcctctttttcggATTAGTTGGCGCAgtctcaacaatatttgctcccataatTGTTGAGTTTCCACGTGTCTTCTTTTctgcagctttattgtcctcttcgatcctCAATTGATCGATGAGATCTTTGAGTTTCATCTCCTTTATCTTGTGTTTCAAGTAGTTCTTAAAGTCCCTCCATAAAgaaggcaacttctcaatcattgctgcaactTGAAATGCCTCATTGATGACCAAACTTTCAATGAAAAATTCATAATTAGTAACaaaattaatactttcaacaaaAAACATTAATTCGGattataccttcagca contains:
- the LOC138907252 gene encoding uncharacterized protein, which gives rise to MTEIVTPVVGSTSNVASSSRSVPAPAPAKKPIKFSGIDFKRCQQKMLFYLTTLNLQKFIKEDVPVLPESTPENERFIVTEAWKHSDFLCKNYILSGLEDDLYNVYSNVQTLKELWDALEKKYKTEDTGLKKFVAAKFLDYKIVDSKPVITQVQELQVIIHDLLAEAMIEKLPSLWRDFKNYLKHKIKEMKLKDLIDQLRIEEDNKAAEKKTRGNSTIMGANIVETAPTNPKKRKKSSGPKNYRSKKIFKKNCHNCGKPVHKAVECRTPKKEKKKGQANMVETNDDIDDLCAMLSERNLMGNPNEWWIDSRATRHICVVREAFASYAHVGPERPFLWEILQRPKLKVMERYS